The Pedococcus dokdonensis region GGAAGGTGCCCTCGTAGCCGCCGACCACCGGCACCGCCTCGGCCCGGCTCGTCGACGGGTCGATCGACCACGCGCCCTCCGAGGCACGCGCGACGATCCGGGTGCCCGCAGCGTTCCAGCCGGCCCACTCCACGTGCTGGGCCGGCACGGGGTAGGACACCGTGTCGCCGGTCTGGGCGTCGAGGCGCAGCACGTGGTCACGCTGCGGGAAGACGACGTAGCGTCCGCCGCCCCCGACGGCCCGCGGACCCAGCGGCGTCGCCTCGTTGCCGCTGGCGTCGGTGGTCCGGACCAGGTCGACGTCGCCCATCAGGACGTGGCGCCCGTCACCCGCGACCAGCACGGGGTGGAGGAGGTCGTCCCCGTCGGCACGCAGGTAGACCGCCACCACCGAGCCCGGCGGCCTGGCCGCCGAGAACGCCTCCGCCCTGGCCCTGACGTCGATCGTCGAAGGCAGGCCGGCGTCGAAGTCGCGCAGCTGCCCCTCCGTGCCCTCCTGCGGCATCACCGCGTATGCCGTGCCGTCAGACAGCGTTCCGCCAGTCGTCGAGGTGGTCGACGAGGTCGCCGGCGTGGGCTTGGGGTGGTCGGCGCCACCCAGCTGGACGGCAGTCACGGCGAGCGCGGCCACGGCCACCGCCCCGACCCCGGTCAGCAGGGTGCGCCGACGGTGCCGCCGAGCGGCCAGGGCGGCAGCCCAGGCGTTCTCGGCAAAGTCCCGCTCGACGACGTCCTCGGTCGCCCGCTCGAGCAGGGCAGTCAGGTCACGGTCGGTCATGGGGTCTCCTCTCCCGACGAGGGCGAGCCCGACAGGTGTGGCGCGAGCTCGGGCAGCAGGGTGCGCAGCCGGGCGAGGGCCGCGTGCGTCTGGCTCTTCACCGTGCCGACCGAGACCCCGAGGGCCTCGGCGGTGTCGGCCTCGCTGCGGTCCTCGAAGAACCTCAGGACGACGACCGCGCGCTGCTTCGGCGTCAGCTGCCCCAGGGCGCGCACCAGGTCGACCCGCTCGTCCGTGCCCGACGACCGGTCCGACTCGACCCCCGGGAGGTCGAGGTCGGGGAAGATCGAGAGGCTCTCACGCCGGGTGCGGCGCCACGACGACACGGCGTCGCGGTAGAGGATCTTGCGGACGTACGCGTCGGGGTTCTCGTCGCGCAGTCGCACCCAGCGCGTGGCCAGCTTGGCCAACGCGCCCTGCAGGAGGTCCTCGGCGAGGTGGACGTCACCGCAGACGAGGAACGCGGCACGCAGCAGCCGGTGCTGCCGGGCGCGCACATAGCGCGCGAACTCCTCGTCCACCTCCCTCTGCATGCCACCAGTAACGCACGGTGGCCCCCAAAAGGTTGGCGTCCGGCATACCCAACCTTTGCTAGCACAGGAAACCGGGAGGAGGACAGGTTGCAACCTGTCCGTCACTCCGGAACCTTTGCTAGCAAAGGTTCGTGCACCGGGGCTGCGGTCAGCAGCCGAGCAGGCGACCGCCGAGGTACTCCTCCACCTTGTCGAGCGAGACGCGCTCCTGGGCCATGGTGTCGCGCTCACGGATCGTGACGGCGTGGTCCTCGAGCGTCTCGAAGTCGACGGTGATGCAGAACGGCGTGCCGATCTCGTCCTGGCGGCGGTAGCGGCGACCGATCGCACCGGCGTCGTCGAAGTCGATGTTCCAGTGCTGGCGCAGCGTCGCCGCGAGGTCGCGGGCCTTGGGTGACAGGTCGGCGTTGCGCGACAGGGGCAGCACGGCCGCCTTGACCGGCGCGAGCCGCTTGTCGAGCTTGAGGACCACCCGCTTGTCGACGCCGCCCTTGGTGTTGGGGGCCTCGTCCTCGGTGTAGGCGTCGACGAGGAAGGTCATCAGCGAGCGGGACAGGCCGGCCGCCGGCTCGATGACGTAGGGGGTGTACTTCTCGCCGCTGGCCTGGTCGAAGAAGACGAGGTCGGTGCCGGAGTGCTCGCTGTGCGTCTTGAGGTCGAAGTCGGTGCGGTTGGCGATGCCCTCGAGCTCGCCCCACTCGCTGCCGGTGAAGCCGAAGCGGTACTCGATGTCGACGGTGCGCTTGGAGTAGTGGCTCAGCTTTTCCTGGGCGTGCTCGTAGTGGCGCAGGTTGTCGGGGTTGATGCCGAGGTCGGTGTACCAGCGGGTGCGCTCGTCGATCCAGTACTGGTGCCAGTCCTCGTCCTCGCCCGGCTTGACGAAGAACTCCATCTCCATCTGCTCGAACTCGCGGGTGCGGAAGATGAAGTTGCCCGGGGTGATCTCGTTGCGGAAGCTCTTGCCGGTCTGGGCGATGCCGAACGGCGGCTTCTTGCGCGCGGAGTTCATCACGTTGAGGAAGTTGAGGAAGATGCCCTGGGCCGTCTCGGGACGCAGGTAGTGCAGCCCCGACTCGTCCTCGACGACACCGAGGAAGGTCTTGAGCAGGCCGGAGAACTGCCGCGGCTCGGTCCACTGGCCCCGGGTGCCGCAGTTGGTGCAGGCGATCTCGGCGAGCGGCACGTCGTCGGGGTTGTCGATCCCCTTCTTCTCCGCCACGGCCTCCTGCAGGTGGTCGGCCCGGAACCGCTTGTGACAGGAGAGGCACTCGACCAGCGGGTCGGAGAAGGTGGCGACGTGGCCGGAGGCCTCCCACGTCTGGCGCGGCAGGATCACCGAGGAGTCGAGGCCCACGACGTCGTCGCGGCCGGTGACCATGGTCCGCCACCACTGCCGCTTGATGTTCTCCTTCAGCTC contains the following coding sequences:
- a CDS encoding SigE family RNA polymerase sigma factor, which gives rise to MQREVDEEFARYVRARQHRLLRAAFLVCGDVHLAEDLLQGALAKLATRWVRLRDENPDAYVRKILYRDAVSSWRRTRRESLSIFPDLDLPGVESDRSSGTDERVDLVRALGQLTPKQRAVVVLRFFEDRSEADTAEALGVSVGTVKSQTHAALARLRTLLPELAPHLSGSPSSGEETP
- a CDS encoding glycine--tRNA ligase; the protein is MAAPSTVDTVVSLCKRRGFVFPCGEIYGGTRSAWDYGPLGVELKENIKRQWWRTMVTGRDDVVGLDSSVILPRQTWEASGHVATFSDPLVECLSCHKRFRADHLQEAVAEKKGIDNPDDVPLAEIACTNCGTRGQWTEPRQFSGLLKTFLGVVEDESGLHYLRPETAQGIFLNFLNVMNSARKKPPFGIAQTGKSFRNEITPGNFIFRTREFEQMEMEFFVKPGEDEDWHQYWIDERTRWYTDLGINPDNLRHYEHAQEKLSHYSKRTVDIEYRFGFTGSEWGELEGIANRTDFDLKTHSEHSGTDLVFFDQASGEKYTPYVIEPAAGLSRSLMTFLVDAYTEDEAPNTKGGVDKRVVLKLDKRLAPVKAAVLPLSRNADLSPKARDLAATLRQHWNIDFDDAGAIGRRYRRQDEIGTPFCITVDFETLEDHAVTIRERDTMAQERVSLDKVEEYLGGRLLGC